The genomic stretch GATGAGAATATTTCATTTTTGTGTGCTCATCGGGTTGTGCAAACCTGCATTGTGTAATATGACCGAATCTTATGCAGTATACTGTGCAAGCCTGAGCTTATACAGGCAACCAATCAGACCCTAAGAATTTAGAGCTAGATATAGCGGGCTTGGAATGCACCCTTCTGATGCAAGACAGTAAATCAGAATGTTGTTGTTGTATCCAGCAAGAACATAAAATGGCTCTCTTAGAATTTAAATGAACATGTTTATCCATTTTTTTTGGCACATCATTCACCATATATGATTACTTTGAATGTGTATAATAACATTTGGTGGCCTTTTGAGGGTAACTGCGTAAATAAAAGATAAGCAGCTATTAGTGTTTCCAAATTGTAAATCGAGTCTAGTCACCTGGGAACAACTAGCTGGCTAGTTGTGAGTCACAATTAGTTTAGGACTAGCCATCCTAGTTGAATAGTTGGCCCAGGGCAACCTATTGCCTAGTTGGTTGGCTATCCCAGTATCATTGACTGCAAGACTAGATGGAGAAGTTTATCCCAGTATCATTGACTGCAAATCTAGTAGAGACTAGATGGAGAAGCTTATCACACAGATCAGGGTGCAGACTGCAGAGAGGACAGAGGAAACAACCGGCAACCAGAGAGAAGAGGTCGGGGCATACGTGCAACACACTGTGGCATGGACCTATGCTGGAAGGAGACGGAGGTGCACCGCAGTATGGAAGCGGAGGTGGCTGCAGTGTGGCAAGCTGTAGACAGAGGTGTCGGGTGGGAGAAACTTCCCTTTCCTACTTTTGCTCCATTACAGGCAGTGCGTGAAGATCGGCTACTTCGAAAACAAAGCTGCAGCTGTGTTAGTATATATAGTTGGTGACAAGCCAAGGTAATGTGGTCTGGGCCAGAGATACTGCTGGGCTGAAGCCAAAGTTGCCAGTGAGACATAGCCGACTAGTCAATGATTAGTAAACTAGCCAATGTAATCGAATCGGTGCACCTAATTGTGCCCAGGGAACAATTTGTATATTAATATTGATTATTCATGATTAACTGAAGGGTTTCAAAACACTTGATTAGTAAACTAGCCAATGTAATCGAATCGGTGCACCTAATTGTGCCCAGGGAACAATTTGTATATTAATATTGATTATTCATGATTAACTGAAGGGTTTCAAAACACTCGCAGCTAAAACTGTAAATAAGAATTAGAATTACCCTTTGCTATTCGAGCCTCAATAAATATTTGAAGGGACAAACAGCACAAATCTCATAATTGGATCAACCAACACATGTGGAACATCAGATCTTAGTTTGTATACCTACCTGAATTTGGTTTATCTCCAGCAACGGAAGCAAAAAGGATAGaacaaaggaaaataaaaaaccTTCAAGGGGTTTAGGGATGTTTAGATAAATGCAAGTCTTAAAAGTGGACAGAAAGAGGCAGATGTCAATAAGGGTAAAATGACACCCATTCAGAAGCAGAAAGTCATTTGTTAGCAAAACGAGGGTGACATTCTGATGGTATTGTACTATTGTATTGAAGAAATAAAGTACCTTTTGCTTCTTTAGCTTCTCATTCTCCTCTTCTAATCGAGATACCTTGTTTTCCAGTTCATTAGTGTAGGCCTGTTGAAAATACAGAGTAAGTAATACTCAGGCTTAAGAAGAACAGCGTCATCATTTCTAAAATTTTACTCACAGATCACAAGAAAAACTAGCTCAATCAATTAGCTAAAACATAGAAAGGCAGGAAACATATATTGCAACCTGCTTCCTAGCCCTTGAACGAGCAGCTGACTCCCTATTCTTGATCATCCTCTTCTGCCTTCTCTCCATCAACTTGTCTGCCACATCTCCTGGGGAACCACGCTTTGTACCAGGCGTTGGAGAATCAGAAAGTGCACCCATCATTGGTGAAGTAATGTGGCCATCAGAGTATGACTCCAGAATAGCACCTGGCCCAACATTCAGAGGCTGAAGGGCTAACTGGCCCGGCATGTAAGCACCTGGCAAACTATGTTGCCCGTGCTGATGGGGCTCGATAGCTGTAATCCGCTGCTGATAGTGGTCTAACCAGTGTGCCCCAGCAGTCAAACCTGCAGCCCCAGCACTACCGACCTGCTCCACATTGCCGACGTCATTCAAGTCCTTCAGATATCCTTCGGTGACAACCCCAGCTTTCACCAAGAAATCCTCAAGCGTCATCTCCCCAAGCGTCGGCTGCCGCTCCCGCCTCCGCCGACCACCCTCCCCAACATTTCTCTTTGGTGCATCCTGGATGCCCTTCCACACCTCGTCCACAGTCCTCTTGCTGAGCTCAGGCGGCATTGTGATGCTCCCCTGTCGATAGAGGCCCGAACTCTGCTCATACTGGCTGGTGGTGCCACCATCAGGGTCCAAGCCATCAGGAAAGACACTCTTCAGCAGCTCCTCAAGGTTCATGCTGTGAAGGGGTTCTCCCAAATGACTCTGCACCTCATCAAGGGTGAGATTATACAGAGACCCTTGTCTTGCCAGGCTCTGCATCTGCCCACGTTGCGCTGCGCCGGCACCGCCACTGCCACC from Sorghum bicolor cultivar BTx623 chromosome 3, Sorghum_bicolor_NCBIv3, whole genome shotgun sequence encodes the following:
- the LOC8082423 gene encoding ABSCISIC ACID-INSENSITIVE 5-like protein 2; the protein is MGSQTMASQAGGGGGGVGGSGGAGAAQRGQMQSLARQGSLYNLTLDEVQSHLGEPLHSMNLEELLKSVFPDGLDPDGGTTSQYEQSSGLYRQGSITMPPELSKRTVDEVWKGIQDAPKRNVGEGGRRRRERQPTLGEMTLEDFLVKAGVVTEGYLKDLNDVGNVEQVGSAGAAGLTAGAHWLDHYQQRITAIEPHQHGQHSLPGAYMPGQLALQPLNVGPGAILESYSDGHITSPMMGALSDSPTPGTKRGSPGDVADKLMERRQKRMIKNRESAARSRARKQAYTNELENKVSRLEEENEKLKKQKELEKILFSAPLPEPKYQLRRTGSATF